From Zingiber officinale cultivar Zhangliang chromosome 5B, Zo_v1.1, whole genome shotgun sequence, the proteins below share one genomic window:
- the LOC121987676 gene encoding probable WRKY transcription factor 46 — MNIAFISQKDEQKRNGSQTHKNITTAPYDDGYLWRKYGEKKIRGNVFPRSYYRCTYREDKGCGATKQVQQECRSDPPLFLVTQKGEHTCNTAAPTTPGHGHMVVQTTSDNLVPALSMADHSGDCKFHQEFSYSSHNTTVESHPTNQFFYEDHSVLDNSALGTIPDAYAASMASDSNFSDEYYSFYENLCPYSQTFSVSDLKLEEFDFDEVCEIVLW; from the exons ATGAACATCGCCTTCATAAGCCAAAAAGATGAACAAAAAAG AAATGGCAGCCAGACGCACAAAAACATTACGACTGCACCATACGACGATGGTTATCTGTGGAGAAAATACGGGGAGAAGAAGATCAGAGGCAACGTATTCCCAAG GAGCTACTACAGATGCACCTACAGAGAGGACAAAGGCTGCGGAGCTACAAAACAAGTACAACAAGAATGTCGCAGTGACCCACCCTTGTTCTTGGTCACTCAAAAAGGAGAGCATACATGCAACACAGCAGCACCTACAACTCCAGGCCATGGACACATGGTGGTGCAAACCACCTCTGATAATCTCGTTCCAGCATTGTCGATGGCTGATCACTCTGGAGATTGCAAATTCCATCAAGAATTTAGCTATTCTTCTCACAACACTACTGTTGAGTCTCATCCAACGAATCAGTTCTTCTATGAGGATCACAGTGTGCTGGACAACTCTGCGTTGGGTACTATTCCTGACGCGTACGCAGCCTCCATGGCCAGTGACTCGAATTTCAGCGACGAATATTATTCCTTCTATGAAAACTTGTGTCCCTACTCCCAAACGTTCAGTGTCAGCGATCTGAAGCTGGAGGAGTTCGACTTCGATGAGGTTTGTGAAATTGTTCTTTGGTAG